From one Neovison vison isolate M4711 chromosome 1, ASM_NN_V1, whole genome shotgun sequence genomic stretch:
- the LOC122899074 gene encoding trace amine-associated receptor 2 — MQWVPFQRLFLLPVHPRLLPEKEILDCSGYGNGSCPENQRSLGVRAAMYSFMAGAIFITVFGNLAMIISISYFKQLHTPTNFLILSMAVTDFLLGLTIMPYSMVRSVETCWYFGLTFCKIHYSFDLMLSITSIFHLCSVAIDRFYAICYPLRYSTKITIPLIKRLLLLCWSVPGAFAFGVVFSEAYADGIKGYDILVACSSSCPVMFNKLWGTTLFMAGFFTPGSVMVGIYGKIFAVSRKHARAINNLPENQNNQMRKDKKAAKTLGIVMGVFLLCWFPCFFTILLDPFLDFSTPVVLFDALTWFGYFNSTCNPLIYGFFYPWFRRALKYILLGKICSSHFHNTNLFTQKETE, encoded by the coding sequence GAAATATTGGATTGCTCTGGATATGGAAATGGATCTTGCCCAGAAAATCAAAGATCATTGGGTGTCCGAGCAGCTATGTATTCATTTATGGCAGGAGCCATATTCATCACGGTGTTTGGCAACCTTGCCATGATCATTTCCATTTCCTACTTCAAGCAGCTTCACACACCAACCAACTTCCTCATCCTCTCCATGGCAGTCACTGATTTCCTCCTGGGGCTCACCATCATGCCTTACAGTATGGTCAGATCAGTGGAGACTTGCTGGTATTTTGGGCTTACATTTTGCAAGATTCATTATAGTTTTGACCTAATGCTTAGCATAACGTCCATTTTCCATCTTTGCTCAGTGGCCATTGATAGATTTTATGCTATCTGTTACCCTTTACGTTATTCCACAAAAATAACGATTCCCCTCATTAAGCGGTTGCTACTTCTCTGTTGGTCTGTCCCTGGAGCATTTGCTTTCGGGGTGGTCTTCTCTGAGGCCTATGCTGATGGGATAAAAGGCTATGACATCTTGGTGGCTTGTTCCAGTTCCTGTCCAGTGATGTTCAATAAGCTATGGGGGACCACCTTGTTTATGGCGGGTTTCTTCACTCCAGGGTCTGTGATGGTGGGGATTTATGGCAAGATTTTTGCAGTGTCGAGAAAACATGCTCGTGCAATCAATAATTTGCCAGAAAATCAAAATAACCAAATGAGGAAAGACAAAAAAGCTGCCAAAACTTTAGGAATAGTGATGGGTGTTTTCTTATTATGTTGGTTTCCCTGCTTCTTCACAATTTTATTGGATCCCTTTTTGGACTTCTCTACTCCTGTGGTTTTGTTTGATGCTTTGACATGGTTTGGCTATTTTAACTCCACGTGTAATCCCTTAATATATGGTTTCTTCTATCCTTGGTTTCGCAGAGCACTGAAGTATATTTTACTAGGGAAAATTTGCAGCTCACATTTCCATAATACTAATTTGTTTACtcaaaaagaaactgaatag